A window of the Tunturibacter empetritectus genome harbors these coding sequences:
- a CDS encoding YtxH domain-containing protein, giving the protein MSDNDNESGVSGLGWFLAGLGIGALAGVLYAPKAGKETREDLVASAMDAKDKAAVLAQQAQDRAAVLAAQGKQQMGEYVDRGKDYYDRGRTQWAQYVEKGKGLVQEHSDKVSAAIDAGKEAYASTTTGESHS; this is encoded by the coding sequence ATGTCAGATAACGACAACGAGAGTGGAGTAAGTGGATTGGGTTGGTTCCTAGCGGGACTTGGTATTGGTGCCCTGGCGGGGGTGCTGTATGCCCCAAAGGCTGGTAAAGAAACCCGCGAAGATCTGGTCGCGAGCGCTATGGATGCCAAGGATAAGGCAGCGGTTCTGGCGCAGCAGGCGCAGGATCGGGCGGCTGTTTTGGCCGCACAGGGTAAGCAACAGATGGGCGAGTATGTCGATCGCGGTAAGGATTACTATGATCGCGGCCGGACGCAGTGGGCTCAGTATGTTGAGAAGGGCAAGGGATTGGTGCAGGAGCATAGCGATAAGGTGTCTGCTGCGATTGATGCGGGCAAAGAAGCATATGCGAGCACTACGACGGGCGAATCTCACTCGTAA
- the mnmA gene encoding tRNA 2-thiouridine(34) synthase MnmA, whose protein sequence is MPHEPNNTIAVAMSGGVDSSAVAALLRAQGHDLVGLTLQLWNQRRLAGHEGMPEAVQGRCCSIDDVYDARHVAEQLDIPYYVVNQQERFEADVVKPFVSEYLAGRTPIPCTLCNNHLKFDQLLTTARQIGADRIATGHYARNRFDEARGRWILSRPEDKSKDQTYFLFGLTQEQLSRTMFPLGEMQKPAVRQMAADAGLAVAQKSDSQEICFIPGGDYNTFLKAYLDEQGEDLPNTAGELVTTTGEVLGQHDGIQSFTVGQRKGLGLTSVNPLYVLAIHPDSHQVTVGSDEDLLSRDLFANRLNWISIPELTEPIRVSIKIRHRHTPAMATLTRVTNGTADQTVHALFDEPQRAITPGQSAVFYQEDEVVGGGWIT, encoded by the coding sequence ATGCCTCATGAGCCCAACAACACGATAGCGGTCGCCATGTCCGGAGGAGTCGACTCCTCCGCCGTCGCAGCTCTCCTGCGCGCTCAGGGCCACGATCTCGTCGGCCTCACCCTCCAGCTCTGGAACCAGCGCCGCCTCGCCGGGCACGAGGGCATGCCCGAAGCCGTCCAGGGCCGCTGCTGCTCCATCGACGACGTCTACGACGCCCGCCACGTAGCCGAGCAGCTCGACATCCCCTACTACGTCGTCAACCAGCAGGAGCGGTTCGAGGCAGACGTCGTCAAGCCCTTCGTCTCCGAATACCTCGCCGGCCGCACTCCCATTCCCTGCACCCTCTGCAACAACCACCTCAAGTTCGATCAGCTCCTCACCACCGCCCGTCAGATCGGCGCCGACCGCATCGCCACCGGCCACTATGCACGCAACCGCTTCGATGAAGCACGCGGACGTTGGATCCTCTCCCGCCCCGAAGACAAGTCCAAGGATCAGACCTACTTCCTCTTCGGCCTCACGCAGGAGCAGCTCAGCCGCACCATGTTTCCCCTGGGCGAGATGCAGAAGCCCGCCGTCCGCCAGATGGCCGCAGACGCAGGCCTCGCCGTAGCCCAGAAGTCCGACTCGCAGGAGATCTGCTTCATCCCCGGTGGCGACTACAACACCTTCCTCAAGGCTTACCTCGACGAGCAGGGCGAAGACCTCCCCAACACCGCCGGAGAACTCGTCACCACCACCGGCGAAGTCCTCGGCCAACACGATGGCATCCAGAGCTTCACCGTAGGGCAACGCAAAGGCCTTGGCCTCACCAGCGTCAACCCGCTCTACGTCCTCGCCATCCACCCCGACTCTCACCAGGTCACCGTAGGCTCCGACGAAGATCTGCTCTCGCGCGATCTCTTCGCCAACCGCCTCAACTGGATCTCCATCCCAGAGCTCACCGAGCCGATCCGCGTCAGCATCAAGATCCGCCACCGCCACACCCCGGCCATGGCCACCCTCACCCGCGTCACGAACGGAACAGCCGACCAGACGGTCCACGCTCTCTTCGACGAGCCCCAACGTGCAATCACCCCCGGCCAGTCCGCCGTCTTCTATCAGGAAGACGAGGTGGTCGGGGGCGGTTGGATCACCTAG
- a CDS encoding transposase, with the protein MAIPPRTSRPGTYFITSATHNRRRLFQVDRHAQLFLDTIQHYRAKGHYKLHAFVIMPDHIHLLLTPQTISLERAVGLIKGGFSHRLSSSQPIWQRSFTEPTSTKIPCAPTLYLAQKFTPGLRRPASPPTKPTKKPCQAPKSPNPAPIQQNRVAY; encoded by the coding sequence ATGGCGATCCCGCCCCGCACCTCTCGCCCCGGCACCTACTTCATCACCAGCGCAACCCACAACCGCCGCCGCCTCTTCCAGGTAGACCGCCACGCCCAACTCTTCCTCGATACCATCCAACACTATCGAGCCAAAGGCCACTACAAACTCCACGCCTTCGTCATCATGCCCGATCACATTCACCTTCTCCTCACCCCACAAACCATCTCCCTCGAGAGAGCCGTAGGGCTAATCAAAGGAGGCTTCTCCCACCGCCTCTCCTCCTCCCAACCCATCTGGCAGCGAAGCTTCACCGAACCTACATCCACCAAAATCCCGTGCGCGCCAACCTTGTATCTAGCGCAGAAGTTTACCCCTGGTCTTCGGCGACCAGCATCGCCCCCAACTAAGCCCACAAAAAAACCTTGTCAAGCCCCCAAATCACCAAACCCCGCGCCAATCCAGCAAAATCGCGTGGCGTATTAG
- a CDS encoding BON domain-containing protein — translation MYANRHLSATRALLASTILAVTLGFSGCKSSAPATPTDDASLTAALQSRISSDGALSAEPIQSNVQSGVATLTGNVSSEAARSLAAADAAQVAGIKTVVNNLAVQAPVPAVTATAIPLPPPIPVTPRKLPAPKPAFKPKAAPVVHESAPVEAPVQQAAATPPLPPQQELPPPPPPPPPAFRSITVPPDTTIPVRITQTLDSATTQQGDSFSGTVATDVIIDGLVVIRQGTPVSGRVSAAQEAAHYKGNSLLTVELTSINRRGEALAVTTEPYSVQGKGRGKNTAEKVGGGAAVGAILGGILGGGKGAAVGAAAGGGLGAGANTITRGEQVQIPSESLIRFRLTNTLSLSVPAKNTESTTTNPDLQSRPADQPPQ, via the coding sequence ATGTACGCCAACCGCCACCTCTCCGCCACACGCGCTCTTCTGGCATCCACGATTTTAGCCGTCACTCTTGGCTTCTCTGGATGCAAGAGTTCGGCGCCCGCAACACCTACCGATGACGCCAGCCTCACCGCAGCCCTGCAAAGCCGTATCTCAAGCGATGGCGCGCTTAGCGCTGAACCAATCCAGTCAAACGTTCAGAGCGGCGTAGCCACCCTCACCGGAAACGTCAGCAGCGAAGCAGCGCGGTCCCTCGCCGCAGCCGACGCCGCTCAAGTCGCCGGCATTAAAACGGTAGTTAATAATCTCGCCGTGCAAGCTCCCGTGCCAGCTGTCACTGCCACAGCCATCCCACTGCCCCCTCCCATACCTGTCACCCCAAGGAAACTTCCCGCTCCCAAACCGGCGTTTAAGCCAAAGGCAGCACCAGTCGTCCACGAGTCGGCCCCTGTTGAAGCGCCTGTCCAGCAGGCAGCAGCAACCCCTCCGCTGCCCCCGCAGCAGGAACTTCCCCCTCCGCCGCCGCCACCTCCTCCTGCGTTCCGTAGCATCACCGTGCCACCGGACACTACGATCCCCGTCCGCATCACCCAAACGCTCGATAGCGCAACTACTCAGCAAGGTGACAGCTTCTCCGGTACCGTCGCCACAGACGTTATTATCGACGGCCTCGTCGTCATCCGCCAGGGAACACCCGTCTCTGGCCGTGTCTCCGCCGCGCAGGAAGCGGCCCATTACAAAGGAAACTCCTTACTCACCGTTGAACTCACCAGCATCAACCGCCGTGGCGAAGCGCTCGCAGTCACCACCGAACCCTACAGCGTCCAAGGTAAAGGCCGCGGCAAAAACACAGCCGAAAAAGTCGGCGGCGGCGCAGCTGTTGGTGCTATCCTTGGCGGCATACTCGGCGGCGGCAAAGGAGCCGCAGTCGGCGCCGCTGCCGGTGGCGGCCTCGGAGCCGGAGCCAATACCATCACCCGAGGCGAGCAGGTTCAAATCCCCTCGGAAAGTCTCATCCGTTTCCGCCTGACGAACACCTTGTCCCTCTCGGTTCCGGCAAAAAATACCGAAAGCACAACCACCAATCCGGACCTGCAATCGAGACCCGCAGACCAGCCACCACAGTAG
- a CDS encoding alpha-mannosidase — protein sequence MRLRQLSLALLLSCAPLLAQSFTPVREQKNLSPAAIAKLHTLETLNSLPAGDWRFHAGDIPHGESTTLDDSSWTLVQPKSKAPHEAVWYRREIEVPRTLNGYDITGARISFQFRSDANGAVPEIIYFNGKRVALGEDLEPIVLFEPAKPGDKILVAVKLLQTVDDKTFSGVRLTIEPNPNATVAADRPSPRPNPDDIRIQCIAAANLLPALPTPRKDLLPKVEEAVAAIDTSALASADQAAFDKSLRHAQEILTTLHPVLAEAKIDLAGNSHIDAAWLWPKSETIDVVKRTFTTALQLMNEYPDYTFSQSAAQYTEWMAEKYPALNEQIKQRVKEGRWEIVGGMWVEPDLNLPDGESQVRQLLIGQRVFHDQYGAVARIGWNPDSFGYNWQTPQIYKRSGLDYFVTQKMHWNDTNQLPFRLFWWESPDGSKVLTYFPTDYVHDNVNPTRISADFAESADRNPGTTELLDLYGIGDHGGGPTRAMLDQADHWIAAGTKDHDAVPTMRYHTAQNYFTNVEKNLNPTSPTWDYDSIAKGYTAPPAANGALGIPTWKDELYFEYHRGVYTTQAAHKRNMRTSEVATLDAEKLASLAWLNGQPYPNAELTENWKKITFNGFHDLAAGSGIAIIYKDAQREYTEVFHADKEITDASLQTLASKIDTQVKSGVPVLVFNPMAWPRSETVELHVQLSVPSDTIQLEDAHGTSLHSQVVSHVPGSTQFTVLTAVGDVPLGYAVLKASGRSELTQESNLEARRKTLKAELKVQRTDLSISDDETSYTLKNNLLQLVIDKKTGCITSLNGGHEFLAPNACGNQLHTFKDTPKQYDAWNIDPGTLDGTMTPISNVDSIAITDNGPLRKTIRIQRTWQSSHFTQDISLDAGADTVRISNDIEWHETHVLLKAAFPLAATSPKATYEIPFGSIARPTTRNNSWEKAQFEVPAMRWADLGDDHQGLSILNDSKYGYDAVGNTLRITLLRSPTWPDAEADRGHQHFLYALYPHPGSWKQAQTVRRGYELNDPLKATQVFSHTGALPAEHSFASIENPNVTLTAIKKAEDSDALVFRMYEWAGTASEVKLHIPHGATYAVESNMMEKPEGDHLNLKDDVITVPIKPYEILTLQAIYPPPTTAAK from the coding sequence ATGCGCCTTCGCCAGCTTTCGCTCGCCCTTCTGCTCTCCTGCGCCCCCCTCCTCGCACAATCCTTCACTCCGGTCCGCGAGCAGAAAAACCTCTCCCCCGCCGCCATCGCCAAGCTTCACACCCTCGAGACCCTCAACTCCCTCCCCGCAGGCGACTGGCGCTTCCATGCAGGCGATATCCCCCACGGCGAATCCACCACCCTCGACGACTCCTCCTGGACCCTCGTCCAGCCCAAATCCAAAGCCCCTCACGAAGCCGTCTGGTACCGCCGCGAGATCGAAGTCCCCAGGACCCTCAACGGCTACGACATCACCGGCGCCCGCATCTCCTTTCAGTTCCGCTCCGACGCCAACGGCGCCGTCCCCGAGATCATCTACTTCAACGGCAAGCGCGTCGCCCTCGGCGAAGACCTCGAACCCATCGTCCTCTTCGAACCCGCCAAGCCAGGTGACAAGATCCTCGTAGCCGTCAAACTCCTCCAGACCGTAGACGACAAGACCTTCTCCGGCGTCCGCCTCACCATCGAACCAAACCCCAACGCCACCGTCGCAGCCGACCGCCCATCCCCCCGCCCGAATCCAGACGACATCCGCATCCAGTGCATCGCCGCCGCCAACCTCCTCCCCGCACTCCCCACCCCGCGCAAAGACCTCCTCCCCAAAGTGGAAGAAGCCGTAGCCGCCATCGACACCAGCGCCCTCGCCTCCGCCGACCAGGCCGCCTTCGATAAATCCCTCCGCCACGCGCAGGAGATCCTCACCACCCTCCACCCCGTCCTCGCCGAAGCCAAGATCGATCTCGCCGGCAACTCCCACATCGACGCCGCCTGGCTCTGGCCCAAGAGCGAGACCATAGACGTCGTCAAGCGCACCTTCACCACCGCGCTTCAGCTCATGAACGAGTACCCCGACTACACCTTCTCGCAATCCGCCGCGCAGTACACCGAGTGGATGGCCGAAAAATATCCCGCCCTCAACGAGCAGATTAAGCAGCGCGTCAAAGAAGGCCGTTGGGAGATCGTCGGCGGCATGTGGGTCGAGCCCGACCTCAACCTCCCCGACGGCGAATCCCAGGTCCGCCAGCTCCTCATCGGCCAGCGCGTCTTTCACGATCAGTACGGCGCCGTCGCCCGCATCGGCTGGAACCCCGACTCCTTCGGCTACAACTGGCAGACACCCCAGATCTACAAGCGCTCCGGCCTCGACTACTTCGTCACGCAGAAGATGCACTGGAACGACACCAACCAGCTTCCCTTCCGTCTCTTCTGGTGGGAGTCGCCCGACGGCAGCAAAGTCCTCACCTACTTCCCCACCGACTACGTCCACGACAACGTCAACCCCACCCGCATCTCCGCCGACTTCGCCGAGTCCGCCGACCGCAACCCCGGCACCACCGAACTCCTCGACCTCTACGGCATCGGCGACCACGGCGGCGGCCCCACCCGCGCCATGCTAGACCAGGCCGACCACTGGATCGCCGCCGGCACCAAAGATCACGACGCCGTCCCCACCATGCGCTACCACACCGCACAAAACTACTTCACCAACGTAGAAAAGAACCTCAACCCCACCTCCCCCACCTGGGACTACGACTCCATCGCCAAGGGTTACACCGCCCCACCAGCCGCGAACGGCGCACTGGGAATCCCCACATGGAAAGACGAGCTGTACTTCGAGTACCACCGCGGTGTCTACACCACCCAGGCCGCGCACAAGCGCAACATGCGCACCAGCGAAGTAGCTACCCTCGACGCCGAAAAGCTAGCTTCCCTCGCATGGCTCAACGGCCAGCCCTACCCCAACGCCGAACTCACCGAAAACTGGAAAAAAATCACCTTCAACGGCTTCCACGACCTTGCCGCCGGCTCCGGCATCGCCATCATCTACAAAGACGCCCAACGCGAATACACCGAAGTCTTCCACGCCGACAAAGAGATCACCGACGCCTCACTCCAAACCCTCGCGTCGAAGATAGATACCCAAGTTAAATCCGGTGTACCCGTCCTCGTCTTCAATCCAATGGCGTGGCCACGCAGCGAAACGGTTGAGCTTCACGTGCAGTTGTCAGTGCCCTCCGATACGATCCAACTTGAGGACGCACACGGCACTTCTCTTCACTCTCAGGTCGTCTCTCATGTGCCCGGCAGTACCCAATTCACAGTGCTGACAGCCGTTGGCGATGTACCTCTTGGCTACGCCGTATTGAAGGCAAGCGGCCGGTCCGAGCTGACTCAAGAATCGAATCTCGAAGCGCGTCGCAAGACGTTGAAGGCAGAGCTCAAGGTTCAGCGTACAGATCTTTCTATATCGGATGACGAAACGTCCTACACGCTAAAGAACAATTTGCTGCAGCTCGTCATCGACAAGAAGACTGGCTGCATAACAAGTCTCAACGGAGGGCACGAATTCCTCGCTCCCAACGCCTGCGGCAATCAACTCCATACCTTCAAGGACACACCCAAGCAATACGACGCCTGGAACATAGACCCCGGCACCCTCGACGGCACCATGACTCCCATCTCTAATGTCGACTCGATCGCCATCACCGACAACGGTCCACTCCGCAAGACCATCCGCATTCAACGCACATGGCAGTCGTCGCACTTCACACAAGACATCTCCCTAGACGCAGGAGCGGACACAGTCCGCATCTCCAACGACATCGAATGGCACGAGACCCACGTCCTCCTCAAAGCCGCCTTCCCACTAGCCGCCACATCACCGAAGGCGACCTATGAAATTCCTTTCGGATCCATAGCCCGCCCCACCACCCGCAACAACTCCTGGGAGAAGGCCCAGTTCGAAGTTCCCGCCATGCGCTGGGCCGACCTCGGCGACGACCACCAAGGCCTCTCCATCCTCAACGACTCCAAGTACGGCTACGACGCCGTCGGCAACACCCTCCGCATCACCCTCCTCCGCTCCCCCACCTGGCCTGACGCCGAAGCCGACCGCGGCCACCAGCACTTCCTCTACGCCCTCTACCCTCACCCCGGCTCCTGGAAACAGGCCCAGACCGTCCGCCGCGGCTACGAACTCAACGACCCCCTCAAAGCCACTCAAGTCTTCTCCCACACCGGCGCCCTCCCCGCCGAACACTCCTTCGCCAGCATTGAAAATCCAAACGTTACCCTCACCGCAATCAAAAAAGCCGAAGACTCTGACGCCCTCGTCTTCCGCATGTACGAGTGGGCTGGCACCGCATCCGAAGTCAAACTCCACATCCCCCACGGCGCCACCTACGCCGTCGAATCCAACATGATGGAAAAACCCGAAGGCGACCACCTCAATCTGAAGGACGACGTAATCACCGTCCCCATCAAACCCTACGAGATCCTCACCCTCCAGGCCATCTACCCACCCCCAACCACTGCGGCAAAATAG